From Aegilops tauschii subsp. strangulata cultivar AL8/78 chromosome 5, Aet v6.0, whole genome shotgun sequence:
gcattcaaaaaatgaaaaacggtttttttgttaaacaagttggaacctcgctttggcaacattgtttgccatcacaagacggaggcatgcaccaaatttgggcatattatcaaaaactattcaacggatgcggccatatcattgctagtttggcttgaaagccatgaatcttcgttcatggtaggtcgtttttgagaacactttttcaagaaaacaccggtattgcaagtttagtatttttgctagttggtaggccacattTGATGATGTTACACGAAGGTCTCCCATTTTTTtgatttgttttgaattttttacgATGTTTTAAAAAACCGGCCGATTTCGTCGCGTCGGCCGTCCGTGGCTAGGGTTTGAGTCGTGCCAATCTGTTGTCGATTCTTTGATGAAATGCCTACCTGTGAagctaaaaatgatttttggCAAAAATAACGGGCAAGCTATGGAGGACCTGCAGTTCAAATTCCAGCTggttccagctgaatcggccgaAGGTGGTCAGAATGGCCGGGAGTAGCTACGAGGGTCGGAAATGCATGCTTTTTGGCGACCGTCCGTAAAACAGGGTCTACTTTGAGATAGACATGGAATGGCGCCGTTTGGGGTGACCCTCCTTGTAGCCGCTTCACGAAAAACGCATGTCTTTAGCATTCAAAGAATGAAAAACGATTTTTTGTTAAACAAGTTGGAACCTCGctttggcaacattgtttgccatcacAAGACGGAGGCATGCGCCAAATTTTGGCATATTATGAAAAACTATTCAACGAATACGGCCATATCATTGCtagtttggcttgaaagccatgaatcttcattCATGGTAGGTCGTTTTTGAGAACACTTTTTCAAGAAAACACCGGTAttgcaagtttagtatttttgctagttggtaggccacattTGATGATGTTACACGGAGGTCTcccatttttttgatttttttgatttttttacgATGTTTTCAAAAACCGGCCGATTTCGTCGCGGCGGCCGTCCATGGCTAGGGTTTGTGTCATGTTTTTAGCATTCAAAAAATGAAACTTATATTGTTTCATACATGAGCATGCACAAAAACCCATAATTTTATCTTTCATCCATGAGCATGCATAAAAAATTTCAATTCCTATCAATTACCAAACTGAATATTCATAATTAAGAAATTGACATGTTTAGATGGCACTGTCATACAGCATCCATGAGCATGCACAAAATTAAACCTGACATACTTAACATTGACATGTTCAGATTACACTAACAAGCTTAAACCTAACATGCTTAACATTGCCACTTCATTTCTTAACATCTTcactcctccttcttctccttcatcaacttgatgcGCTCAGAGTGGCGAATCCCAACGCGGATGTACTCCTCTACCATAATTGGCATGGTCCTGTAGCCAAGCTGTGGGATTGCAGGCGCCACCACCATCAcgaggtcattgtcaggcaccaccattGCGAGGTCATCATTAGGCACCACAATCGCGAGGTcatcgtcagccaccaccatAGCAGGGTCGTCGTCCGCCACCACCATAGCAGGGTCGTCGTCAGCCACCACCATAGCAAGGTCGTCATCCGCAACCAACATAGCAGGGTCGTCGTTAGCCAGAATAGGCTGCTCCTCGGCATCCCCGCTCTGCTCCTCGTCATCCCCACTCCGCTCCTCGTCATccctgctgctgctcccattgcctggcCAAATGCAACAAAGTGTGAACATGGTGTTGTCGTCATGCAGGTAGAGGAAGCCAAAAGGACAGGAAGAAGAGAGGCAGAGAGCTTACTGGCATCGTCGTCGTGATGGTAGTACATGCGGCACATGGTGTTGTCGAACATCTTCACGGTGAACATGGCGTCACCGTCGTAGCGGAAGACAAGGAAGTGCCTGAGCTGTAGCTCATGGGCGCGGGCGAACTGCTCCCAGCCGGGCCCTAGGTACATGTGGCCTTCACCATCGAACACCACCAacacgtcccacagcctgcgaagCCCGCTGCCGGCCTCCCGCAGCTTCACTTTGTGGGGCTCATGGCCGGCGAGCATCTTCGCAAACTTGTCAGGTAGCCTCTGCAGCGAGGGTCAAGCAGTGGTTAATTGTACCAATCAAGCACTAGACAACATAGTGATGATAAAGAAATGAGTGATGATAAATATACCTGCCTACTGCAAGATTTCTCAATTACGATCTCGAAGAACTCGAAACCTTCCAAGCCAGCCATCTCACTTCTGTGAAAAGCAGCATTGTAAATTAAACAACAAGTTACCATAAACAGGACTGGACATAAATAGGAAACAAGCGCTTCAAAAAAGTAGAATATCAACATTTCAGGTAACCACAACAAGAataacaacagcaacagcaacatcAAAATATTGTTTCTGAACATTGGCATCAAATCAATACAAACACTGAATTAACATGCACAAATATACTACAATCAATATATAACAGCCAACATTTCAATCCATGGACACCAAATGACAGAAAAGGAGTTAAGGCACATGTTCAGAAACCATCAAATTTGGACAGATATGTTCATAAGTGGAGATATATATACAGTTTACTTCAGAAACCATCAAATTTGGACAGATATGTTCATAAGTTGAGATATATGGACAGCAACCATCAAATTTCTAACATCTCCAGTTTACTTCAGAAACTGAACCACACAAATCATCGAAAGAAACAGAAAACAATCTCAATGTTCGGTCACACTACACAAATATTCAATCTCAATCTCAATGGCAAAACAATTTGCTACTATAAAAGGACCATATCTGCCCATGTCTACTCTAAAAGGCATATCTGCCCATATCTATAAATgaacatatctatatctataaaTGAACATATCTGCCCATATCAAATATCTATAAATGGGCAGACATGTAGATATGGCAGATATCTACATATCTAATCCAACATATGGGCAGATATCTGCATgaacatatctatatctataaaTGAACATATATGAACATATCTGCCCCTTTGCATATCTATAAATGAACCATATGGGAAGATATGAGTCTGATCTTACTAGTGTCAGAGCCAAGTTGGATATTTACTACATGTGTTTGCCAAGGCCTCAATTTGGAATACTACTATAAATGGCAATGGCCTCAATTTGCTACTACTCTATCTTAGCAAAAACAAGGACATTTCTGATGGCGAAAACATCAACAACACTCTGTTTTCTTCTTCTACTCATTCCATATTTTGCTAGCACCAAAAACATCAACATCAACAGGGCCTCAATAGTAGATAAGAAACCTAATCTATCTACTTTAACTAATTTGAACCATATCATATTTTGCTACTAAGTTAAGAGGAAGGATTCAAATCATATTTTGCTAGGTCAGTCAGCTTAGTTGTGGGCTTTCAAATTATCTAACccaaatttccaaacgaaccctaaTCCAAGGCCAGAACAACACCACCCCACCCACTCCCCCTCCATTCGAATCAAACCCTAAGAGAATCTAATCCCTAATCCATTCAAACCCTAATCGAATCCAGTAAACAGCAGCAGAAAACCCTAACCTATCAGAAGAGGAAGGAGTTGCGAGAGAGGAAGGCAGCGGATTCAAACCTCCAGCGGTCGGTGGCGGCGGTGGCAGAGAGGAAGGAGATgagctgcggcggcggcgacgacgacagAGAGGAAGGAGTTGCGGGAGAGGAAGGAAAAGAATGGGGAAATGAGAGGAGGAGGGTCCACTTGTCAGTTGCGGGAGAGGAGGGTCCACTTGTTTGAGAGACAACCACTCTCTCCAACACACGTAGTTTCGTTCGGGTACATAACCAACAGTCTCTTCCTAGCTCAGTGGTAGTGAACATGTTGAAACAAGCCCTCGGTCGTGGGTTCGAGCCCCCGCTGGCGCATATTTTTTGGCCGTGCGCATATTTTTTGGTAGCTTGGGTAGAGTAGAAAAATGGCCCACTTGTCAGCGAGTGGGTCGAGTGGCCCACTTGTCAGCGAGGTGTGTGTTTGATATTTGACTAGTTTGATGAGTTTAAAAGAGATGGCATAGAGGAGAAGACCAGTAGCCTCTTCCTAGCCCACTGGTAGAAACACAGTGAAATGAGCGCACGGTCGTGGGTTCGAGTCCCCACTCGCGCATATTTTTTTGCTCACAGCTGTCTGATGGAGCGCGCCCATGTTCAGTTGAAGCAAAATTCAGTTAAAGCAACATCTTCAGTTCTGACCAAAACAGCTCTGAAAACTACATGATCAAACCCAAAACTGAATTTTGGTGATCAAAGCAACATCTTCAGTTCAAAATAACTTAAGGATCACATCATTTTGTAAACTTTTACATGACAACCAAAACTACATGATCACCAAAACTACTCAGTTCAAAAAATTAGCATTTTACACCATAACATCTTCAGTTCAGAAAAACAGCTCTAAAAACAACATCTTCAGTTCACCAAAAAAACAACATTTTGCATCTTCAGTTCACCAAAACAACATCTTCATTTTGCATTGTATCTTCCATCACCAAAACTTCATGATCACCAAAACTACATCATTTTGCATTGTATCTTCAACCATCATCTTCCATCACTACACAGTCTCATGCATTTTGGTACCGGGAGAGATTTGTAGTACAAACATTACATCAGGATCACATCAACAACAACTACCAAGGAGACAAAATAGCATTAGATCACCAAGGAGACCAAATTTACCTTCGCTACTCATCGTCGTCGATACGAAAACAAGGAACTCTATGCCCACTCCTATTTTCCTCATCATCACTACAATATTGCAGTATAGTATGATCAGTCCTGTTTTCCTCATCCTCGCTCTCATGTCCATCCGCTACCAcctttcttcttttcttgatGCCTTCAACTGTTGCAGCATCAATGATCACACGTTCCCGGTCCCTTCGCACTCTGCTTTGCACCGGAACTTCCATAGAGTCATCATCATCTTGCAATGGAACTTCCGTAGAGTCATCATCTTGGTATGTTAGTCCACCATCACCGGGGCCCTTTTCCACTTCAGTTTTAGTCACACTCCACAAGTGTCTGTGCTCAAAGTTTTGCACAACTCGCCATTTTCCGTGCAAAAGAGTGTCTGGCAGATAAAACACCATTGTTGCTTGTGTTGTTAGAATAAAGGGATCACTCTTATACCAGCACCTTGCAGTGTTGATGCTTTTGAAGTGGCCATCATATTTGACAAAAGAGTCTCTCTTCTTCTTGCTACCAAGCTCAAACCAGTCACAGCGAAATAAGACAACCGAGCGATGGATGCCTCCACTAGAGTTGTACTGCAACTCTACGATGCTTCTCAACTGACCATAGAAGTCAATGATCTCACGATCATGTGACCCCTCAGTGACGATTCCACTATTCTGTGTCTTCCTTTTTTCCTCGCGGTCAACGGTGTGGTACCGGACAGCGTCAGCAATGCATGCTGAATACACTCTCACTCGCTTATCCGGTAAGCATGCCAAAGCAAATAGATCATCACTGACCTTCTTCTCCTCATGCAACTTTCCAATCTGCACAAATAAACCATTTAGCAAACAATGGTATTTAACAATTGGTGAATAACACAGAAAACATCAAACATGTGGCTAAAGATCTCACATGATTCTTAAACCAATTAGCAAACCCCTTGGCAACCCTTTTATCAACATTGATCTTGCTTTCTTCCTGATTTAACTCTTCCTTGCATTTCCTGCAATGCAAACAAAACATGTGAATTAAAACATTAGGCTGGTGCCAACCCAAGCAAAAAAAATATAATGAGTGCACAAGATATAACGTACTCGATATATGGTAGAACCTCGGCGCAATTGCTGAGCACATACCAAACCATCTTGTCATACTCATCACCAGCCTCCAAGTATTGTGAGGCTCCAAGAAAGTTCACACCATGGTTGAAAACAGAGACATCACCACTTTGCGAATCAAACCGCTCTCTATTTCTGCCCGGTCGGTTCCATCTTGTTTCCACATCGCCAAAGTATCTAGAGCAAAAAGTCAAGCACTCGTCAACGACATATGCTTCAGCAATAGAACCTTCAGGTCTTGCCGTGTTTCGCACATAACGCTTACAAGTAAGCAGCCTTCTTTTGATTGGGTACATCCAACCGTATTGCACAGGGCCTCTAAGCATTGCCTCTTCTGGTAAGTGCACTGCCAAATGGACCATCACGGAGAAGAAAGCTGGAGGGAAAATCTTCTCGAGCTTGCAAAGAATAATTGGGATTTCTTTTTCAAGTCTTTCCAGGACAGTTAACTTGAGTGTTTTGCAACACAGTTCTCTAAAGAAATTTCCCAGCTCAGCAACCGCTTCATATATATCCTTGTCCATGATTCCTTGGAGGCCCGCCGGTAAAATCCTTTGGAGGAGGATGTGACAATCATGGGTTTTCAGTACTGAAAGCTTGAATCCATCAGAAGTAACACACTTTGCTAGGTTAGCAGCATAACCATCTGGAAATTTCACCGCTCTTAGGAATTCACAGAATGCAAGCTTTTGTTCTTTACTCATTGTATACCATGCTCGTGGCATTTCAAATGAATCTTCATCTTCATTGTGCTGTAGATGCAAATCTTCTCTTATGCCCATGTCCTCCAAATCAAGCCTAGAACTAACCGTGTCCTTTGTCTTCCCTTCAATGTTCAGAAACGTCCCTAGCAGATTCTCGCATATGTTTTTCTCAATGTGCATTACATCGAGATTATGCCTTAATTTCAGATCAGCCCAGTATGGCAGGTCCCACAAACAAGACCTCAGGTCCCAACATTGACCTTCCTCACGCTTTCTTTTCTTCGCAAGCTTTCCTGGTCTCACATCTTTCACCTTTTCAAGTTGCTGCTCCAGCTCTTCTTTAGTGAATTCAGCTGGCTTGTCACGGGTTTCATTCTTACCATTAAAATCTTTGCTTCTTCGCCAGCGATGGTTTCGGGGAAGAAAGCGGCGGTGCCCAATATAGCAGATCTTGCTCCTTATTCTCTTTGAGCAAGGGTCTTTGTCACAATGGACACAGGCCTTATAACCCGCTGTGATCCTCCCAGACAGAGTGTGCAGAGCCGAGAAATCATGGATGGACCATATGATTGCAGCACGTAGATTGAACTTTTCTTCTGGACTCAAGGCATCGTATGTAGGTACACCAGTCCAGAGCTGGAGCAGTTCTGCTACGAGGGGCTCCATAAAGACATCAAAATCCTTTCCTGGAGACTCTGGACCCGGGATAAGCAATGACATCATGAAGTTGGACTGATCCATGCATGCCCATGGTGGCAAGTTGTACGGCACCACAAAAACTGGCCACATGCAATAATACGTGGTAATGTTCCCAAACGGATTAAACCCATCTGTGGCAATGCCAAGTTTTATGTTCCTTGGATCTGCAGCAAAATCTAAATGTATACGGTCAAACTCTTTCCATGCCTCTCCGTCCGCTGGATGGCTCAGCTCATTGTCCACAGGTTGCCGCTTCAGCTGGTGCCACTGTACCTCACGTGATGATTTCTTCGAGATGAACATCCGCTGCAGCCTTGGTATCAACGGAAAGTGCCTCAGTACCTTCTCCGGTATTGACTTCTTCCCATCAGCATCTTTCCACCTAGAGGCATTGCATTTTGGACAGTTGTCATGCTTTGCTAAATCCTTCCGAAACAAGACGCAGTTATTTGGGCACACATGTATTGACACATAACCTAACCCCAGCCTGCGGATTATGCTCAATGCTTCATCATAAGATCTGGGAA
This genomic window contains:
- the LOC109774043 gene encoding uncharacterized protein; protein product: MDGSWIRKGVRKFSEEHMKGVNDFMAFVRANFANDAHILCPCCECLNRPRMAQGRVEDHLLLNGMSSTYDRWIYHGEPLDGQPQHFEADTQAPHMMGGGDVGIDFMEKVLRDNAGLEEEDGHEDDRIPDLLKDLYDAEDRADGQKSLFVEVLEEAKRAAHEGGKFSRFTFTVKLLHIKSFYRISNAAFNAILRLLSLQFPDSCVPRSYDEALSIIRRLGLGYVSIHVCPNNCVLFRKDLAKHDNCPKCNASRWKDADGKKSIPEKVLRHFPLIPRLQRMFISKKSSREVQWHQLKRQPVDNELSHPADGEAWKEFDRIHLDFAADPRNIKLGIATDGFNPFGNITTYYCMWPVFVVPYNLPPWACMDQSNFMMSLLIPGPESPGKDFDVFMEPLVAELLQLWTGVPTYDALSPEEKFNLRAAIIWSIHDFSALHTLSGRITAGYKACVHCDKDPCSKRIRSKICYIGHRRFLPRNHRWRRSKDFNGKNETRDKPAEFTKEELEQQLEKVKDVRPGKLAKKRKREEGQCWDLRSCLWDLPYWADLKLRHNLDVMHIEKNICENLLGTFLNIEGKTKDTVSSRLDLEDMGIREDLHLQHNEDEDSFEMPRAWYTMSKEQKLAFCEFLRAVKFPDGYAANLAKCVTSDGFKLSVLKTHDCHILLQRILPAGLQGIMDKDIYEAVAELGNFFRELCCKTLKLTVLERLEKEIPIILCKLEKIFPPAFFSVMVHLAVHLPEEAMLRGPVQYGWMYPIKRRLLTCKRYVRNTARPEGSIAEAYVVDECLTFCSRYFGDVETRWNRPGRNRERFDSQSGDVSVFNHGVNFLGASQYLEAGDEYDKMVWYVLSNCAEVLPYIEKCKEELNQEESKINVDKRVAKGFANWFKNHIGKLHEEKKVSDDLFALACLPDKRVRVYSACIADAVRYHTVDREEKRKTQNSGIVTEGSHDREIIDFYGQLRSIVELQYNSSGGIHRSVVLFRCDWFELGSKKKRDSFVKYDGHFKSINTARCWYKSDPFILTTQATMVFYLPDTLLHGKWRVVQNFEHRHLWSVTKTEVEKGPGDGGLTYQDDDSTEVPLQDDDDSMEVPVQSRVRRDRERVIIDAATVEGIKKRRKVVADGHESEDEENRTDHTILQYCSDDEENRSGHRVPCFRIDDDE
- the LOC120965203 gene encoding uncharacterized protein; the protein is MFTTTELGRDCWLCTRTKLRVLERVVVSQTSGPSSPATDKWTLLLSFPHSFPSSPATPSSLSSSPPPQLISFLSATAATDRWRSEMAGLEGFEFFEIVIEKSCSRQRLPDKFAKMLAGHEPHKVKLREAGSGLRRLWDVLVVFDGEGHMYLGPGWEQFARAHELQLRHFLVFRYDGDAMFTVKMFDNTMCRMYYHHDDDASNGSSSRDDEERSGDDEEQSGDAEEQPILANDDPAMLVADDDLAMVVADDDPAMVVADDDPAMVVADDDLAIVVPNDDLAMVVPDNDLVMVVAPAIPQLGYRTMPIMVEEYIRVGIRHSERIKLMKEKKEE